The Syntrophales bacterium DNA segment CCCGAATGCCTCTCGATGTGTACGAGAGAATAGCTGCGGCAGCCCAGGCTATTGGGGCGACGCTCAACCAATTTCTTGTCCAGTCCGCCTTGGACAGAGCCAACGATATTCTTGAAAGGGAGCGGGTCATCACCCTCTCTACCAAGGCTGCGGAGACTCTGTTTGGCCTCATCGAGAATCCACCCGCTCCGAATGATTGTTTGAAAGAGGCTATGCAGCAAAGAGAGGCGCTTTTGTGCCGGAGATAGTTGCCCTTGCGCGCCATCACGACCGATCCGGGTTTGATTGCGGTGTTCCGGAACTGAATTCCTTTCTCAAGGCAACGGCCCGGCAGCATGCCGATAAAGGGATTTCAAGGACTTTTGTGCTGTCTGATCAGGAAAACCCTGCCGCAATCCTCGGGTATTTTACTCTCACGCTTTGCGAAGTCAGGACGAAGCATCTTCCCACGGCATATGCAAAGAAATATCCACAGCATGAGCTTCCTGCCGTTCGTCTTGCGCGACTTGCTGTTTCAAAAAAATACCAGAGAATGGGTTATGGCGGCTTGCTGCTATCGGAAGCAATCCATCGAACGGTCTTAATTGCAGAGCAAGCCGGCATGACAGGTTTGTTTGTTGATGCAAAAGACGAACGTGCACATAAATTCTACGAAAAATACGGCTTTGTTGCACTCCCAGGCTACGCGATGCAATTATTTTTGCCCCTTGAAACACTTCGCTTGTCTTGTAATAACAAAAGTATGGGGTCTTGAATTTTATCGTTTTGCAGCGGAGGATTCTTTCTCTCGCCGGGAACAACCACATTCCCCTACCTGATCCGATCGAGGCGCTAAAATTGATGGCTCCATTATGCCGATCATTGACAATTGTATTTGTTGCTGTAAACGTTTGAGAAAAATGCGTTTGTATAGCGGAGTACTTTTGGTAATCAATAACGCGTCCGTAATAAAGCTGAGATGCCCTCGAAATTGTCTTCACCGAGTCAATGACATTCGATGTCGAATTAAGGCGAGGATTACCAATTATAATGTGCTTATGTAAGGCCAACTCAATGGAAGCCAGCATCTGCCGTTTCTCGCCTCTCACATATTAAAGGGAACGAAGGGAAAGGCCGGTATCGCAGCGGCTTATATCTTGGCCTATCTTTTTTGCCAGGGCTACTATTTCTTAATGTCTTCTACAACCTTATCAACTTTCTTGCCGGCGCGCTCCACCGGGCCTTCTTTACAGCCCGATAGTCCCACAATTAGGGCGATCATCACCAATACGGCGATGAGACTCTTACCACTGATGGAAAAAATATTCATATCAGTTTTTCCTTTCTTTCGCGCGAGCTGAAAACACCACTTATCCGTAAATTCGCCGTCACTCCCTCGTCACATCGATAGCAGGCCGTTTTAGTAGAGCCAGACGCTGTCATCGCCTCCGCCCGCCACACTCCCCATCGTGGAAAGACGGCTGATCGCTTCCGGGTTGCCACGGACTTCCGCGTCGAGGAACGTAAGCAGCCACGTGTAGATGTCGTTTTTCGAGGCATCGTCGAACCCGTGTGTCACGCCCGAGAGTGCAACCAGCCTGCGGGTCCCGGTGAGGCGCGACATGCCGATCCTCGCTTCGATAATCGGAGCGGTCGTGTCCGCCTTCCCGCTGATGCCGAGGAACGGCAGATTGATGCCGTCGAGCCCGTGCTGGTCGCGTCCAAATGCTGGCAGGATCGGCTGCCCGAAATACGGCACGTAGCCGACCGCCGCCTTGAGCCGCGGATCGCGTGTGACCTGTTTCCACGACGACCCGATGTCAAAGTATGAGGTCGTGAGACCGGCGCCGCCCAACAGCAGCATTGTCTGGCCGCCCATGCTCGCACCGAAACCGCCGATCTGTGTCTCATCGATGTGATCTTTCCATTGCGGATGCGCGAGAACGAGGTCGAGCGCCGCGGATATCGAAAGCGGTCGCAGTGCCTGCATCGCCGTGAAGTTGTCCAAGTGCGACGCCACGGCAATGGCGTCGTTGAGATTGTCGATCTTGAGATTGGAAAAGCGCAGGTCCCCGTGAAACGGGGAGATTACAA contains these protein-coding regions:
- a CDS encoding DUF1778 domain-containing protein — its product is MTLNKIEERIPARMPLDVYERIAAAAQAIGATLNQFLVQSALDRANDILERERVITLSTKAAETLFGLIENPPAPNDCLKEAMQQREALLCRR
- a CDS encoding GNAT family N-acetyltransferase is translated as MPEIVALARHHDRSGFDCGVPELNSFLKATARQHADKGISRTFVLSDQENPAAILGYFTLTLCEVRTKHLPTAYAKKYPQHELPAVRLARLAVSKKYQRMGYGGLLLSEAIHRTVLIAEQAGMTGLFVDAKDERAHKFYEKYGFVALPGYAMQLFLPLETLRLSCNNKSMGS